ATGCACGACCCCCGTCGCATCCGCGCGGGGGTCGTACGCATTTCACCGGAACGGACCGCGGTCTGCCTACAGCATGTCCTTGATGGACTTCATGGGGCGCACGCGCACCGAGCGGGAAGCCGGACGCGGCTTCTGCTTCACCATCTCGCCGGTGAAGGGGTTCTTCACGAGCTTGCCGCCGGCGACGGCGGGCTTCTTCACCAGGGACAGCTTCATCAGGCCCAGGTAGTTGTAGGAGCCGTGCTTCTTGACGGACTTGACCATGATGTCGGTCAGCGCGTCGCACACGCCGACGA
The window above is part of the bacterium genome. Proteins encoded here:
- a CDS encoding HU family DNA-binding protein translates to MAKKTTKKVAAKKAPAKAAPSNKPPTKGETYREICAKTGLARKDVVGVCDALTDIMVKSVKKHGSYNYLGLMKLSLVKKPAVAGGKLVKNPFTGEMVKQKPRPASRSVRVRPMKSIKDML